CCAGTAcccgctccacccctccccctggtcTGTCACTCTGTGCCAGTGCCCGCTCAGCCCCTCCCACTTCTCTGTCACTCCAGGCCAGTGcccgctccaccccttccccctctgtcATTCCAGGCCAGTGCCCACTCAGCCCATCCCCTGGTCTGTCACTCTGTGCCAGTGCAGgcttggccccgccccctggtCTGTCACTCTGTGCCAGTGCTCGCTCAgcccccctcccacttctctgtCACTCCAAGCCagtgcccactccacccctccccctggtcTGTCACTCTGTGCCAGTGCAGgcttggccccgccccctggtCTGTCACTCTGTGCCAGTGcccgctccacccctccccctggtcTGTCACTCTGTGCCAGTGCCCGCTCAGCCCCTCCCACTTCTCTGTCACTCCAGGCCAGTGcccgctccacccctcccccctctgtcATTCCAGGCCAGTGCCCACTCAGCCCATCCCCTGGTCTATCACTCCAGGCCAGTACCCgctcagccccctcccacttctctgtCACTCCAGGCCAGTGcccgctccacccctcccccctctgtcATTCCAGGCCAGTGCCCACTCAGCCCATCCCCTGGTCTATCACTCCAGGCCAGTacccgctccactctgccccttGGTCTGTCACTCCAGGCCAGTGCCcgctcagcccctccccctggtcTGTCGCTCCAGGCCAGTGCTCGTTCAGCCCCTCCCACTTCTCTGTCACTCTGAGCCAGTTTCTgctcggccccgccccctggtCTGTCATTTCAGGCTAACGCCCGCATGCCCCGCCCCCGTGCCGAACCCCTGCGGGCTGCGATTGGCCGGCGCGCTGAGCCCCGAGCGCTCCCATTGGCCGGCGCGGACGGGCGCTGCCCTCCCCCGCGAGGCTCGGCGGGCGCGCGCGCGGGATGTGGGCGCTGGGGCCGCGGGCGCTGCGGGCCGGGCTGGCGCTGCTGGGCCTGgcgctgctggcccaggggctgcggagCTGGGTCGCCTCCCGCCCCTTCGAGTTCCGGCCCGAGGAGATCGCGGAGCTCGGCCGGCACCACGCGGGTCAGTCCGGGCGGGGCCCGTGGGGGGATCTACGAGGCAGCGACTTGGGGGGTCTGGGGGGGACCCACGGGACAGGGACTTGGGGGGCTTCGGGGGGACCcatggggcggggcctcggggggCCTCGGGGAATCTGGGGGGGACCCACAGGGCAGGGACTTGAGGGGCCTCGGGGGGACCcatggggcggggcctcggggaatCTGGGGGGGACCCACAGGGCACCGACTTGGGGGGCCTCGGGGGGACCCACGGGGCAGGGACTTGAGGGGCCTTGGGGGGACCcatggggcggggcctcggggggACCCACGGGGCAGGGACTTGAGGGGCCTCGGGGGGACCcatggggcggggcctcggggggTCTCGGGGAATCTGGGGGGGGACCCACAGGGCACCGACTTGGGGGACCTCGGGGGGACCCAcggggcaggagctgggcaggggagtaGCAGAAAatagctggggtggaggggggagcatGTTAGATCCCATCTCTACTGCCTGATTCCCTGGATGACGTCAGGGTCCCCATTCCGGGTTCGGTGGCTCGTCCTGGTGAGAACCGGGAAGGTGGTCAGGCTATGGGTGGGGCCGTGGGCTTCCTGCGCGGTGCTGACTTTGCCTGGGTTTGTTGGTGCTGCAGGCTTGGACCATGAGCAGGCCTTCTCCAAGATCATCGTGGAGCTGCGGAAGAAGCACCCAGGCCACATCCTGCCGGACGAggaccttcagtgggtgtttgtcAACGCAGGCGGGTGGATGGGCTCCATGTGCCTGCTCCACGCCTCGCTCACCGAGTACGTGCTGCTCTTCGGGACGGCCGTCGACACCGGGGGGCACTCGGGTAAGCAGGGCTCAGCTACATTCAAGCATTGAGGCTTGGTTTGGGGGGCTGCTGCCTTTGATTTCCTGTGGTAAACCATCAGGGGGACAGCAGGTGtctgggcagggggagctgcaAGTCCCAGCCAGGTAGCGCTGAGATGCACTTTGATCCTCCGCCAGAGCAGAAGCAGGGCTGGACGTCAATGTGCTCAGCAGCGCTGTCCCTTCACCTTGTACTGCCCATTGGCTGTTGCTCGTGCTGATGGTCTGGGGACCGTGAGTCAGCCTGGCCGCACCTGCTCAAGGCTAGTGCCCGCAGAGGTGTGCTGTTGTGTGCGCACAGCTCTTCATCTTAACAATGACATGCTAGTTAATTGAGAGGGGAGGAGATGCCACTAGCCAAGTGCAAAGAGACCTGGAAGGTCTTGGAGAACCAGGAGAGCGGAAGTATCAGGAACTTTGTTCCCTGGAGCTAAGAACTAGCCTCTCCAGATGCCGCTTCCTGTCTGTGCAGCCCTGGCCCTGTCACCCACTGGGCACTGCAAGCAGTGGAGAGAAGCAGCCAAGAATAAGGCAAGGAGGTGGTTATCCTCATGCTTGTGTGTCCTGGCCAGATGGCTGTATTTACTGTAGGTCCCTCCGAGGTGGGCTCAGGGTTTTCCGACCATTGAATAGTCCCATGAGTGGTCTCTGGTAGCTGCCCGTGTTTAAGCCCCTGTGTCCTGTTGACTGACTCAGGTAACAGCAGCCTCTCCCAAAAGGCAGAGAGGGCAACAAACCAGGGTAACTGGCTAGCAGGATTAAAAGGGGCTAAATCCTGCACTGTACGATGTATGAGCACAACACAAGCATCTTCGCTCCCGGGGGTGGCGGTAATGTCTAGCTCTGGTCTCGCACTCTCCATCCACACGCTTTACAAAGAGGGGAGGATCCGTGCTGCTCTCCACAATGTACAGATAGGGAAAAAGAAGCACAGAGGGGGCCGCTGAGGTGAGAATggaccccaggtctcctgagtgccagCCCAGTGCCTGGTCCTTTAGGCCAGTACGTCTCTCGGTGGGTCCAGGAGCAGGCTTGGTGTAGTTTCATGCACATTAATATTCAGCAGCCACAAACCAGCTTAATCTGTTCAGCAAGTAGAAGCTTTTCCCTGTGGCTGCAGCTTGTTTCCCCCTGTGTTAGCGTGAGAACAGGGAGGAGGGATGCGGGAGGGGGAGGCCCTAATATCCAGGTCTCAAGGACCTTCCTCCCACAGCTTAGATCTGGCTGCTTGTTGTGTCCCCATGGGCCCTGCCAAGGACAGGAGCCCACCCACCCATGTGCTGCCACTTCCCGCCCCCTTCTCCATGCTGTCCCCTATGTGTAGAACATGCCAGTGCCTTGCCCACAAGAGTGGCTGGGTCGGGGGTGGAGGGTTGCCAAATCGCTGCTTGTGGGAGCCGAGCCGAGCCTGCCTTCTCTTCTCCTAGCCTCAGCGCCGCAGGGCATATGAGCATGAGCGGCCTTGGCTGCAGCACCCACAAACCCTTGCCAAGTCTGACGATGGGGGTTAACCAATGTGATTCAGCCCCAAGCCATGGGgagtctttccatggacttcagaggGCGCTGAACCAGGCCTGCAAAATTGTGGGCAGGCATCGTGTCTCAGAGCAGCCTTGTGAAACCTGTACTGCTCCCCTCGAGGCTTCTAGCCCAGGCAGGTCCTGAGCAACAGGACTTCAGAGTGACAATGTTGAGGTTCCCATCTCACTTTGCTCTTTCCCTCAGTTTCAAAGGGGTTTATGCAGCTGGCCTCtcaacagcagctgcagctgcagccagaAACCCAGCACACTGTTTTTTACAGATTAGCCTCCCAGCTTCCAAACAGCGAGTGGTGGGTCTTCCCCCCTGGTGGCTAGTGAGGGCTTGGCTGCCAAACTCTGAAATTGCGGGGGGAGCTCCAGCGGTGAGAAATGCCTGGTGTGGGAATGATGTGGCTTGAGATATCTGGGCTGCCAGAGATAGGAGCACCCCAATTCCACTAAGACCCAGAAAGCTGGGATGTGTCGCAAGGTCCTGCGCTTGGCCCAGGGCCCTATCAGGGCTCTTTGACATTGGTCCAAGATTGAAACTAGCAACTCTAGGCACTGGGAATAGTGTAAACCACCCTCCCTACCCATATGGGTGTTGAAGCCTGCTGATGTTTAAGGCTTGTTCTGTGACAGCTGAGCTAACGCACAGAGCAATCCTCATGGCTCGTCGGGCATTCGCAGTGAGCTGTCTTGCCCTATCGCTCAGATTTCATGCTGTGTGCCTCTCTCGCAGGTCGGTACTGGACTGACATTTACTACGCCATCATCTCAGGGACCTTCAGGCAGTGGAAGGAGGGGACAACCAGAAGTGAAATCTATTACTCAGGTGCGTGTGGCACTGTCGGTGTCAGCCCCACACACTCGCGCCTGGGTgactgcctttgcagggctggtCACCTTGGGCTTTTCATGCAGCGATTGGACCAGGTAACAAGAGAGCCTTGTTAGCTCTAGCCCCAGGACACGGGGGAACATACAGGGCACAGCAGATTAGCCTGCAGAACACCACACCTCTAGTTATGGAGGCCAAGAGGCGAGCAGGATTCAAGGAAAGCGTGCACGCTGATGGGTAACAAGCGCATCTCCACTCCCATCAGGTGGGATTGGAAGAAAATGGAGAGGGTTATAAAGCCCCCTGGTTCAGAGCAGGAGCTGTGTGTCAGGAGGAAACTGCCCCTGTGAGAAGGCTGTTGCATTATTTTCCACTAGGGGACGTCCTTGCATCTTCCttggaagcagctggtactgggcCTTGTCAGGGACAGGCTTCTGGATGAGCTGCCCTGCCCTTGGTCTGGCAGTTCTCCAGTGTGGTGCTGAGGCCTCCCGTGCCCTTTGTCCTGGGCTGCTCAGTggagggctgtcataaacagatagctaagggttaatgtctctttcacctggaaaggggtaacaaaaaacacctgaccagaggaccaatcaggaaacaaaactttttcaactctagatggagggaagttttgggtgtgagttctttgttctttgtcttggttcggtgaccctctcggctctgagagtgatttttctatctccaggctttctaaacttctgtttccaagtcgtaagtacaaggatagtaagacaataggtttatattgttttcttttgtatttacatgtgtgtagttgctggaatgttttaaattgtattgcttttggataaggctgtttattcatttttttcctttaagcaattgaccctgtatattgtcaccgtgatacagagaccattttatgtcctttttctttctttttatataaagctttctttttaagacttgttggagttttttctttagtggggactccagggaattgagtctgcagctcaccagggaattggtgggaggaagaagtcagggggaaaaatctttgtgttagatttactaagcctgactttgcataccctctgggtgagggggaagagagttagatctctcggtacttgtgtttccaggactggaagcagggaatcgcctagggtcgtccagggaggggagcctgggaggaagtaacaaggaaacaaggggaggggattatttccctttgttgtaagactcaaggcatctgagtctgggggtcccccagggaaggttttggggagaccacagtgagctaggcactgtataattcctagctggtggcagcgataccaggtccaagctggtaactaagcttggaggttttcatgctaacacccatattttggacactaaggtccagatctgggaaaaaatgttatgacaagggtGCTCACcacctgcaggatcaggcccacaaagAGCACTGTGTGCTGTCTCTACAGACCTACTGAGAGAGGCGCTCTGGAACCAATGTTGTCCTCGCATTCAAAATAACAGCCAGTGCTGTGTTTGTCTTTCTGCCTCAGGGGACATCATAGTGCAGAAATCCGGAGAGGCCATGGCTGTCCAGTGGAGTGCCGGCACCTGGATGGTGGAGTACAGCAGTGGCTTCATCCCCCCCTCGCTCGTGTTTGTGTTGGCTGACACCATCTTCAGCACTCAGGACATTGTCACCTTCTTCTACACCCTCCGGGTTTATGCCAAAGCCTTACTCCTGGAAGCCGGTACCTACTTCAGCCAGCTGGCCCAGTGAGACCACCCTCCACAAGCACCAACAGAACCTCAAAGGAAGGGATTCCTCACAGCTGTTACTCCCGGGGGAATTGTGCAccactgtgtgtgtgcagaaacACGTCCCTGCgcagcttctctttgctttgCTGCAGAAAAATGGTTTTTGTGGGGAAGCAAAAAGAAGCTGCACCAGTGCTTACCCCTCCCCAGCAGCGTGGCTGTGTGTGTTCAGGCATCCAGAGCAGCCGGGAGAGAGGTACATCACTGTGGGGGAAGGGCAAGGGGGAGTCTGGGGGTGCCCTGGCCACCTAGGGGCATTAGTCCTgtcgggggggaagggaaaatcaAAGTGAAAGCAACCCTTTAAGCTCTTTTTAGCAGTGTGCTCAGACACAGAGAAGGGGGCTGGATGGCCAAAAGTCAATCATGCTCTCTGGtggaatatttaaaaacaaaaaaagaggaagCCCCACCCCCGGGAAAGCTCCAAAACAAGCAGCAAGCTAAATATATCCACAATAGCCTAATAGAACAATGACACGAAGAAAGAAGCCAAAATCTGCTTACTGTGAGCGGGCTTGGCAACAGGAGGTGAGGCTTGGGGGAGGGCATCCAGCTTTGTGGGAGTTGGGCAGATAGGGAGCAGCTCCCTATACAGGGACTCCTCCCCCCACTACTggccccattgctcctcagccgCAGGGAGATGGGTTACTATAGGGCAAGCTCCTCTCTCTGTCTACCCAACACCCAGTGTATCTGGaccccctgccaagcctcacccacTCTGCACCTGGAAACTCCTCCTGCATCAGGAGCCCACCCACTCCCCCAGAGCCTCAGCCCCTGCATCAAGAGCTCTGCACAGCtaaatccccaccccactgatctCAACCAGCTGCATCCTGACCCACACACCAccatgccccactcccccagcacccagattcCCCTCTCCCACTGAGCCCTAACCACCTTTACCTAGACTCCCCTGGAGAGTGCtattccccctgcacccagaaccccccagtgACTTGCTGCGTATCCAGatcctcccccttcttccccccaccaagcTGCCCGCACCGAGATTGCACCACACAGAGCCttggggggaattctgcaccaaaaattaaaaacattctgcatattttatttgttaaaataactaTTGCAGGGGGAATTGTGCACCACTGCGCGTGTGCAGAAACATTCCCACgcagcttctctttgctttgCTGCAGAAAAATGGTTTTTGTGGGGAAGCAAAAAGCCACTGCACCAGGGCTTACTCACCCCTCCCCAGCAATGTAGGTGCCTCTGTTCAGGCAGCTGGGGGAGAGTGGTTTGGGGATGCCCTGGCTGCCCAGGGGCGTTAGTCCTGGGTGGGTAGGGAAGAGGAGGACGATGACAACAGAGTCAGagctcccccttcctctcccctgcacgaagcagccagagctgggtcagaaacctcccccagcagcaggaagccctgcactgtggggggaggaggtgtctgggtgcagggggtgaggctcagTGTGTTGGCAGTTCTGGGTGCAAGGGGGAgagactcgggggggggggtgtttgggtgcaggagggtccaGACATAGACGCTGACTTTTATCTGCCCTCAatctgcctctttctgccccactCCATCCCGTCCCCAAGGCCCCCACCCACCCAGCGCTCACTGCACTCCCTGAGCCACCAATCAGCGGTGTGGCAGCGCTGCCAATCTAGCGGGTGCTCCACAGAATCGGTGCCTATGCATCAGTATACACAAGTGCTGGGAGaatggggagcagctccctggacagtgaccccctccccccacttcctggccccattgctcctcagccatGGGGAGGGATCACTGtccagcgagagagagagagagagactagatgGCCTGGGCAGACCTTTCCTGCGTGCTCTGGGGACAGTTGAGGGGAGAGGCTGTTTTGTTGATGGTCAGTAATGAAAGCTGCTGTGAATCCAAGGCGTGTATCATTTCTGCCAGAGAAGCTGAACTGATCCCAAGTGATCAATTCCAGACTGCAAAGAGAGCGGGGGCAGCTAATGCCTCCTAATGTGCAGCCCTGCTCACCAGGAGTAGCCAGGATCCCATCTCCTGAGGGAACCTGGGTCTACACGGGAAGGTTTTAGCAGCATTGCTATGCTGGacggagtgtgtgtgtatggggggaatCACCCCTTCAAGGTGCTGCTGTTACTCAGCTGTGAGCGAGTCTGCATGTGATGCACAAGCCAAGACTGACCCTGACACCTTCCATGCTGTCCTTGGGGTATGGACTGGTCAAAGCACCCAGTGCCAGCCTTCCCCTGCCAAggactccttcccccattggcctgccaGTAATAGGCTCCAGTGGTCAATGAGCCCCTTCGCCAGCTCGCCAGCCACAGCTGGAACTTCGCGTGTCTCTTTGAGAGTTTAAAGCCCTTGAGGCAGGGACGCTCTAGAGCTGGGCCCTGTAGAGCTCTGGGCCCCACTCTGGGTCAGTGAGTGGATCCTGCTGCTTTCTCATTCCTTCTCGAGAGCCCAGTCACTGAGTTCCCAAGGAGACTTGCTGCTCCTCTAACATCCAGGCTGCCCCTTGCGGCTGGCCCCTTGCTGCATTAGGTGGGGAGATTCTGCAGACAGCCGTGCTGCCATGTGAGTCCAGGAAAGAAGCCAGCTCTGCCCAGAGCTAGGTCCTCTCAGGCAGGTGTAATGGGAGTTAACATGGCCAGTAAAGTCAACAGTGGGGGCTGAGGTGCACAGGGAGAAGCTATTTTTCTGTGCTCACTTTTCCCTCTCTACCCTTACATGGCTTCATCTGCACCCCTGAAACCTGCATTTTTCGCCTATATACAGGTCCTAGCACCAGCTGGGGACAGGAGCCCTCCCCCATCCAGACTGTCCCTCACACCTCCAGTGGGTCATTTCTGGGCCAGGGGTGACCTCTGTTCACTATTGTCTAGAAGCCTCAATTACTCTGGTCAGCGTTATCCCCCGCTGCTCTCCGAGGAGCGGAAGGGAGGTGGCCTGTTCCCTCGGAAAGGGGTTTTCCAGACAGTTGTAATAAGGGGCCATGTTCTCATGGAGCTGTGAAGATTTACACCCTCTGAAGAGCTGAGCCAAGGGCTTTCACATCACCTTTGATTTCCCAATCCCGAGACAACAGTGATTCCCCCAGGCAATGGCGAGAGCTGGATTGTTCAGCCGTCCAACAGGGAAAACTCATGATGCTTTTTTCCCAGTAGATTTGTTGTTATTACTAATTTACACAGAGACTGAATTGATAGAGCTCGTTCTCCTCCTCCATTGTAGCCCTGTTCTGCCACCCCCAGTTCTCTTCCTGAATGCCAGCCTTGCTAACCTGGCACTAACGAAACGTGCCGGCCAGTCACTCCTCCGTGAGCAGGGGGCTCATCAAGCTGCAGCTTCTCTTCACAGAGGTCTATTTTTATGCTTGTAGGTGGTGATGCAGGGGACTGACATTTCCCAGTGGGCACGAGATTTAGAGTGAACTTTTTGACGCCAAGCCTGTGGGCCTAAATATCGCTTTCCTCACAGACGCTGCCTGGATGGGAAGTAGCTTTTTGTCTTCACGGCTCCCTCTCCCACGGAGGTGACTCTTATCCAGCTGAACAAATCTATTGAAACACCCTCCTGGAAAGAAAAGGCATGCACTGGAACCTTTCTCTAGGACCTACACAAAAACGTAGTCGCAGGCAGGCCCTGCCCCATATTGGCTTGAAGAGTGGGGAGAGTCATCTGTGTTGGACTCCACTGCTTGTTCCCAGGCCAGTGGGGAGGGTCACCCCAGTCTTTTTGCCATTTGCCTTATGGGACAGACTGTGTCACAAGGCAGGCGGGGAGGTGTCCTGGGCCTGTCCCTGATCTGGGACCCCTGCTACAACGACTGCCCCCATCTGGATTGTATGGGGGGTGCCAGTAGGGTCCAAAAAAGAGATCCACGTGCTACAGAGAcgctggcagggaggggggactTCAGCAGGGGGATCTGAGAGGGGAGAACATTGACTCACCTCCTCCACATTAGCCTGTCTGGATCtggctgagggctggggaatAAGGACAGGAGTCCTGGCACGGCATCCGGCTGCTCTTATATGGCACAGTTGGTTTCAACAGGACAGAGCCTCAAAGATCTCACCACGAGGTATCGCTAGAGTCCTCTTCAGGATTTCAACCTATGGTGAAATAAATCCCAACCCAGCAGGGATCCTGGCCCCTGCCCAGTGTCTGTGCTGATCTCCTGGCCCCGCCGGGATCCCAGCCCCTACCCAGTGTCTGCGCTGATCCCTCGGCCCCGCCAGGCTCCCAGCCCTTGCCCAGTGTCTGCGCTGATCCCCCGGCCCCGCCAGGATCCCGGCCCCGCCAGGATCCCAGCCCCTACCCAGTGTCTGTGCTGATCCCTCAGCCCTGCCAGGATCCCAGCCGCTACCCAGTGTCTGTGCTGATCCCCCGGCCCCGCCGGGATCCCAGCCCCTACCCAGTGTCTGTGCTGATCCCCCAGCCCCGCCGGGATCCCAGCCCCTACCCAGTGTCTGTGCTGATCCCCCAGCCCCGCCGGGATCCCAGCCCCTACCCAGTGTCTGTGCTGATCCCCCAGCCCCGCCGGGATCCCAGCCCCTACCCAGTGTCTGCGCTGATCCCTTGGCCTTGCCAggatcccagcccctgcccagtgTCTGCGCTGATCTCCCAGCCTGGCGgtatcccaccccctgcccagtgtCTGCGCTGATCCCCCAGCCCCGCCGGGATCCCAGCCCCTGCCTAGTGTCTgtgctgattcatagattcatagactctaggactggaagggacctcgagaggtcatcgagtccagtcccctgccctcatggcaggaccaaatactgtctagaccatccctaatagacatttatctaacctactcttaaatatctccagagatggagattccacaacctccttaggcaatttattccagtgtttaactaccctgacaggaactttttcctaatgtccaacctaaatcttccttgctgcagtttaagcccattgcttcttgttctatcattggaggctaaggtgaacaagttttctccctcctcctgatggcacccttttagatacctgaaaactgctatcatgtcccctctcagtcttctcttttccaaactaaagaaacccaattctttcagccttccttcataggtcatgttctctagacctttaatcattcttgttgctcttctctggaccctctccaatttctccacatctatcctgaaatgcggtgcccagaactggacacaatactccaattgaggccaaaccagcacagagtagagcggaagaaggacttctcgtgtcttgtttacaacacacctgttaatgcatcccagaatcacgtttgctttttttgcaacagtatcacactgttgattcatatttagcttgtggtccactatgacacctagatccctttctgccatactccttcctagacagtctcttcccattctgtatgtgtgaaactgattgttcattcctaagtggagcactttgcatttgtctttattgaacttcatctggtttacctcagaccatttctccaatttgtccagatcattttgaattttgaccctgtcctccaaagcagttgcagtccctcccaggttggtatcatctgcaaacttaataagcgtactttctatgccaacatctaagtcgttgatgaagatattgaacagagccggtcccaaaacagacccctgcggaaccccacttgttatacctttccagcaggattgggagccattaataactactctctgagtacggttatccagccagttatgcacccaccttatagtagccccatctaaattgtatttgcctagtttatggacaaggatatcatgcgagaccatatcaaatgccttactaaagtctaggtataccacatccaccacttctcccttatccacaaggctcgttatcctatcaaagaacgctatcagattagtttgacacgatttgttctttacaaatccatgctggctattccctatcaccttaccaccttccaagtgtttgcagatgatttctttaattatctgctccattatcttccctggcacagaagttaaactaactggtctgtagtttcctgggttgtttttatttccctttttatagatgggcactatatttgcccttttccagtcttctgcaatctctcccagcctggcgggatcccaccccctgcccagtgtCTGTGCTGATCCCCCGGCCCCACCAatatcccaccccctgcccagtgtCTGCGCTGATCCCCCAGCCCCGCCGGGATCCTAGCCCCTGCCCAGTGTCTGCGCTGATCCCCCAGCCCCGCTGggatcccagcccctgcccagtgTCTGCGCTGATCCCCCAGCCCCGCCGggatcccagcccctgcccagagtCTGCGCTGATCCCCCAGCCCCGCTGGgatcccagcccctggccagtgtCTGCGCtgatcccccagccccactgggatTCCAGCCCCTGCCCAGTGTCTGCGCTGATCCCCCAGCCCCGCCGggatcccagcccctgcccagtgTCTGCGCTGATCCCCCAGCCTGGCGGGATCCCGCTCCCTTACCTTGCCAATCACTAAATCTCTTTGCCCATGTGACGGTACAGCCAAGGCAGCAGGCCGGGAGGGGGTGATCTTTACCCAGTAAACCTCTCACCGGGCGTGAGCAGCCTGTCCCAgagtcccagctgcagaggaaatAACAGGAGGCAGTGCCCAGGTAGGGTGGCCCTGGTGGTTTTGTGGTGGAGGGATGGGAGGGTCTGGAGGAATTTGGGGTTCAGCAGACCTGGGCCAAAATGGCCCAGTTTGGGTCAGACCCTGTTCTCTGTGGCCCAGGGCAGTGCTGTCAGGTATGCCCATGTACTCTTACTCGCTGGGCTAGGGCTTGGACAGAACTGCCTGGCAGGGCCCCTGTTCTGTCACTGGGCACATCGGCCTTATGGCGCCATTCGCCCGCTGGCCCCTGGGTGATGGACAATTTGGGAGCCCATCCTAGGCAAACCTGGGGGGTGAGGGTGAAGGAAATCTGGAGGAAGTGAGTCTGCCCAGGTTCCTTGTGCTGATCAAGGGGCTCCCGGGAGCAGAGACTGTCCTGCCCGGGAGTGGAGAAAATTCTCCAGCGGCAGAACCAGCTGGGGGGATGCATGGGCTGAGAAGCTCTGTGGTGAGCCTGGGGACAGGGCTTGGAGAGAGG
This genomic interval from Gopherus evgoodei ecotype Sinaloan lineage chromosome 6, rGopEvg1_v1.p, whole genome shotgun sequence contains the following:
- the LOC115653409 gene encoding sigma non-opioid intracellular receptor 1-like is translated as MEKDVPHRLFALPWKNGICGEAKRSCTSARSPLPGSAGVSVQPRGRGLDHEQAFSKIIVELRKKHPGHILPDEDLQWVFVNAGGWMGSMCLLHASLTEYVLLFGTAVDTGGHSGRYWTDIYYAIISGTFRQWKEGTTRSEIYYSGDIIVQKSGEAMAVQWSAGTWMVEYSSGFIPPSLVFVLADTIFSTQDIVTFFYTLRVYAKALLLEAGTYFSQLAQ